The Carassius carassius chromosome 16, fCarCar2.1, whole genome shotgun sequence genome window below encodes:
- the LOC132159218 gene encoding LOW QUALITY PROTEIN: 5-hydroxytryptamine receptor 3A (The sequence of the model RefSeq protein was modified relative to this genomic sequence to represent the inferred CDS: substituted 1 base at 1 genomic stop codon): protein MKEEVILYSDARPVISLSTPTNVTVDLTLYGILGVVSNFDLKFTKPXLFKLLYFPFQNEKSQVLETYLWVRMRWQIEGLSWDPAECGTKKISLPREKIWIPDIVINEFMDENRAPETYYVYVTNTGLVLDGRPFHVISSCRLDIYTFPFDFQNCTYTFNSYKHSRDDVQLFFFLPVEQIFKNSLEAMTTKGEWELIDMRAEKPVQLFLEGGWDNLIVYIVLRRRATLYVVNLLIPSSFLLSVDLFSFLLPPQSVDRASFKMTLILGYTVFLLLMNDLLPVTGNNLPLINVFFSLCLALMVASLLETIIITNIMYGSRDLPPLPKWLRILVLKYLARLACMKKSCDKHLEANTSESTFYKNTMTDNAMTDIPKEELISASPVRVWEHCLDEMKKMSTDLLTIRHQVEEHFINDNRTDDWFMFGQVVDRVLFIMYSLFIVVSLSTIMVLWLYSYSLDKRS, encoded by the exons ATGAAAGAGGAAGTCATCCTCTACAGCGATGCAAGGCCAGTTATAAGTCTGAGCACTCCCACCAACGTCACCGTGGACTTGACTCTCTATGGAATCTTAGGAGTGGTAAGCAACTTTGACTTAAAATTTACAAAACCATGACTTTTT AAGTTGCTATATTTTCCCTTTCAGAATGAAAAATCACAGGTGTTGGAAACATATCTGTGGGTGAGGATG aGGTGGCAGATTGAAGGTTTGAGCTGGGATCCTGCTGAGTGTGGAACGAAAAAGATCTCACTACCAAGAGAAAAGATATGGATTCCAGACATTGTCATTAATGAATT CATGGATGAAAACCGAGCACCAGAAACTTATTACGTCTATGTGACCAACACTGGTCTGGTGCTTGACGGACGGCCGTTTCACGTGATCAGCTCCTGCAGACTGGACATCTACACCTTTCCATTTGATTTTCAAAACTGTACATACACGTTCAACTCTTATAAACACTCTC GTGATGATGTTCAGTTGTTCTTCTTTCTGCCAGTGGAGCAGATATTCAAAAATTCTCTTGAAGCGATGACAACTAAAGGAGAGTGGGAGCTGATAGACATGAGAGCAGAAAAACCTGTACAACTCTTTCTGGAAGGGGGATGGGATAACCTCATTGTTTAT ATTGTCCTGAGACGTCGAGCTACGCTGTATGTGGTGAACCTCCTGATTCCCAGCAGCTTCCTGCTTTCTGTGGATCTCTTCAGCTTCCTGCTGCCTCCTCAAAGTGTGGACCGTGCTTCCTTCAAAATGACCCTCATCTTGGGTTACACCGTCTTCTTGCTGCTAATGAACGACCTGCTGCCCGTCACAGGAAACAACTTACCACTCATAA ATGTGTTTTTCTCACTCTGTTTGGCCTTGATGGTAGCAAGTCTCCTTGAGACTATCATCATCACCAATATCATGTATGGTTCCCGTGACTTACCTCCCTTACCCAAGTGGCTCAGGATTCTGGTCCTGAAATATCTTGCTCGACTTGCTTGTATGAAGAAATCTTGTGATAAACACCTTGAAG CAAACACATCTGAGAGCACTTTCTACAAAAACACCATGACTGATAACGCCATGACTGATATTCCAAAGGAAGAACTAATTAGTGCAAGTCCAGTGAGAGTCTGGGAACATTGCCTTGATGAAATGAAGAAGATGAGTACGGATTTATTGACCATCCGTCACCAAGTTGAAGAGCACTTCATTAACGACAACAGAACAGATGATTGGTTCATGTTTGGTCAGGTCGTTGACCGTGTGCTCTTTATAATGTATAGTCTCTTTATTGTTGTGAGTTTGAGCACAATTATGGTTCTGTGGCTATACTCATACAGTCTTGACAAAAGGTCGTGA